Proteins encoded within one genomic window of Streptomyces profundus:
- a CDS encoding helix-turn-helix transcriptional regulator: MDRRELADFLRRRRATIAPGDVGLPGGARRRTPGLRREEVALLAGMSADSYTRLEQARGSRPSRQLLTALVGALRLSDDERDHLFHLTGKEPPRPRTPTERVRPALLLMLDRLTDVPAQVVSDRGDVLAQNALSRALTGDFAGAPGWERNILWRWFTDPGARELFPAEDRAAHARAGVADLRATLAQRPDDARLAELVRRLRAGSGEFRALWEAHEVAVRRGSVKRLLHPVVGLLELDCEVLLSPEHDQRLIVYTARPGGPSAARLGRLSAPATPSAPARAGRTGAEGFDQPDHHTD, from the coding sequence GTGGACCGAAGAGAGCTGGCCGACTTCCTGCGCCGCCGCCGCGCCACGATCGCGCCGGGCGACGTGGGGCTGCCCGGCGGCGCCCGCCGCCGGACGCCTGGGCTGCGCCGCGAGGAGGTGGCGCTGCTCGCCGGCATGTCGGCCGACTCCTACACCCGCCTTGAGCAGGCCCGCGGTTCACGGCCGTCGCGCCAACTGCTCACCGCCCTGGTCGGCGCCCTGCGCCTGTCGGACGACGAGCGCGACCATCTGTTCCACCTCACGGGGAAGGAGCCGCCTCGGCCCCGGACGCCGACCGAACGGGTGCGGCCGGCGCTGCTGCTGATGCTCGACCGGCTGACCGATGTGCCGGCGCAGGTGGTCAGCGACCGGGGCGACGTGCTCGCCCAGAACGCCCTGTCCAGGGCGCTCACCGGCGATTTCGCCGGCGCCCCGGGCTGGGAGCGGAACATCCTGTGGCGCTGGTTCACCGATCCGGGCGCCCGTGAGCTGTTCCCCGCCGAGGACCGGGCCGCGCACGCCAGGGCCGGCGTCGCCGATCTGCGCGCCACGCTCGCCCAGCGCCCCGACGACGCCAGGCTGGCCGAGCTGGTGCGCCGGCTGCGGGCGGGCAGCGGGGAGTTCCGGGCGCTGTGGGAGGCGCACGAGGTCGCCGTCCGGCGCGGCAGCGTGAAGCGGCTGCTGCACCCGGTCGTCGGGCTGCTGGAACTGGACTGCGAGGTGCTGCTCAGCCCCGAGCACGATCAGCGGCTCATCGTCTACACGGCCCGCCCCGGCGGCCCGTCCGCCGCCCGGCTCGGCCGGCTGAGCGCGCCGGCGACGCCTTCGGCCCC
- a CDS encoding BTAD domain-containing putative transcriptional regulator has translation MRFAVLGPLRVTTADGRPVHVPETKVRTVLGQLLAHDGRPVSTTRLIDAVWDDRPPRRPTAALQVKVSQLRRALNEAEPGARELVVFGPAGYALDVTRADTDVRWFRELYEQATSCRGLDPKVRLGLLDEALALWRGPAFADLADAGPAVAGFAAQAAVRLAEERAQVLEERAQVRLDLGEHHALAPELADLVARYPLRERLRAIQLRALCLAGRGSEALAAFEALRRRLRDELGTEPGPELLALHQAMLRRDPSLEAPPAQFARVAPPRAPGAPLTELVGRAEAVAEVRELLRSTRLVTLTGPGGVGKSRLAHAVWEGPGEGERWLVDLSGVGARPGAVAEAVTAATGRRAEDPPDAGRRLLVLDGCEQLVDQAAELTERLLVADPRLRVLVTSQVPLRLHGEVLREVPPLTVPAAGETDLGAPPDAVRLFALRAAARAPGFTLTADNVADVGTICRRLDGIPLAIELAAARVRSLGVRRLAGLLDDRFRLLTTGARDAPARQRTLRAALEWSWEPLTPDERAVLRRLAVHPGGCTLQAAEATCSGTAGLEKETDGTIVATGAAQDGPAPERVLDLLAELVDRSLVSMVETGQGPRYRLLRSVAAYGVEQLRAEGEWESALERRDTYYLLLAECAETYRRLDDEAGWPGTLDDESSNFRATLHSALGRRSADIALRLVCALAWYWVRRGRLDEAREALGSAVALPGAAPAANRERARTWQSGVGRLALLDDDRTARGRLLADLGLGLVARRTGRLDQAESHLHAALAWPAGDIPGTVEALILAELGFLAELRGQADESYAWHRRSLTVAREARDGRAIGSALEGLAGARALAGDTAGAEALLSEATTARTAANAPPSPAERDDRARVKAALRPHRSDRATPAAHQAEAPHPDHHP, from the coding sequence ATGCGTTTCGCGGTGCTCGGCCCCCTGCGGGTGACCACGGCCGACGGGCGACCCGTCCACGTGCCGGAGACCAAGGTGCGCACCGTGCTGGGGCAGTTGCTGGCGCACGACGGGCGTCCGGTCTCCACCACCCGGCTGATCGACGCCGTCTGGGACGACCGGCCGCCCCGCCGGCCGACCGCCGCGCTCCAGGTGAAGGTGTCCCAACTGCGCCGGGCGCTGAACGAGGCCGAACCCGGCGCCCGCGAGCTGGTGGTCTTCGGCCCCGCCGGCTACGCGCTGGACGTCACCCGCGCCGACACGGATGTGCGGTGGTTCCGCGAGCTGTACGAACAGGCCACGTCCTGCCGGGGGTTGGACCCCAAGGTGCGGCTCGGGCTGCTCGACGAGGCGCTGGCGCTGTGGCGCGGCCCCGCGTTCGCCGACCTCGCCGACGCCGGTCCGGCCGTCGCCGGGTTCGCCGCGCAGGCGGCCGTCCGGCTGGCCGAGGAGCGGGCGCAAGTCCTGGAGGAACGCGCCCAGGTCCGCCTCGACCTGGGTGAACACCACGCTCTCGCACCGGAGTTGGCCGATCTGGTGGCCCGCTATCCGCTGCGTGAGCGGCTGCGGGCCATCCAGCTGAGGGCCCTCTGCCTCGCGGGCCGGGGCAGCGAGGCGCTGGCCGCCTTCGAGGCGCTGCGCCGCCGGCTCCGCGACGAGCTCGGCACCGAGCCCGGCCCCGAACTGCTGGCCCTGCACCAGGCGATGCTCCGCCGGGACCCGTCCCTCGAAGCCCCGCCGGCGCAGTTCGCGCGCGTCGCCCCGCCCCGGGCGCCGGGGGCGCCGCTGACGGAGCTGGTCGGCCGGGCCGAGGCCGTCGCCGAGGTGCGCGAGCTGCTGCGCTCGACGCGCCTGGTCACGCTGACCGGGCCGGGCGGGGTGGGCAAGTCCCGGCTGGCCCACGCGGTGTGGGAGGGGCCAGGCGAGGGCGAGCGGTGGCTGGTCGACCTCTCCGGCGTGGGCGCGCGCCCCGGCGCGGTCGCCGAGGCCGTGACCGCGGCGACCGGCCGCCGCGCCGAAGACCCCCCGGACGCCGGCCGCCGGCTGCTCGTCCTGGACGGCTGCGAGCAACTGGTCGACCAGGCTGCGGAGTTGACGGAACGTCTGCTCGTGGCCGATCCCCGGTTGCGCGTCCTGGTCACCAGCCAGGTCCCGCTCAGGCTGCACGGCGAGGTGCTCCGCGAGGTGCCGCCGCTGACGGTGCCGGCCGCCGGCGAGACGGACCTCGGCGCGCCCCCCGACGCGGTGCGCCTCTTCGCGCTGCGCGCCGCCGCGCGCGCCCCCGGGTTCACGCTCACCGCCGACAACGTCGCCGACGTCGGCACCATCTGCCGGCGGCTTGACGGCATCCCGCTGGCCATCGAGCTGGCCGCCGCCCGGGTGCGGTCCCTGGGCGTGCGCCGGCTGGCCGGCCTGCTGGACGACCGGTTCCGGTTGCTGACCACCGGCGCCCGTGACGCGCCGGCGCGGCAACGCACGCTCCGGGCGGCGCTGGAGTGGAGCTGGGAGCCGCTGACCCCGGACGAACGCGCCGTGCTGCGCCGGCTCGCCGTCCACCCCGGCGGCTGCACGCTCCAGGCGGCCGAGGCGACCTGCTCGGGCACCGCTGGCCTTGAGAAGGAGACGGACGGCACCATCGTCGCCACCGGCGCCGCCCAGGACGGCCCCGCGCCCGAACGAGTGCTCGACCTGCTCGCCGAACTGGTGGACCGTTCGCTGGTCTCCATGGTCGAGACCGGTCAGGGCCCGCGCTACCGGCTGCTGCGCTCGGTGGCCGCCTACGGCGTCGAACAGCTGCGGGCGGAAGGCGAGTGGGAGTCGGCCCTTGAGCGGCGCGACACCTACTATCTGCTGCTCGCCGAATGCGCCGAGACCTACCGCCGGCTCGACGACGAGGCCGGCTGGCCGGGCACGCTTGACGACGAGTCGAGCAACTTCAGGGCCACGCTGCACAGCGCGCTGGGACGCCGCTCGGCGGACATCGCGCTGCGCCTGGTCTGCGCCCTGGCCTGGTACTGGGTACGCCGGGGCCGGCTGGACGAGGCGCGCGAGGCCCTGGGCAGCGCGGTCGCCCTGCCGGGCGCGGCCCCCGCCGCCAACCGCGAACGTGCCCGCACCTGGCAGTCGGGGGTGGGGCGGCTGGCCCTCCTCGACGACGACCGCACCGCGCGCGGCCGGCTCCTCGCCGATCTGGGGCTCGGCCTGGTCGCCCGCCGCACCGGCCGCCTCGACCAGGCCGAATCCCATCTCCACGCCGCGTTGGCCTGGCCGGCGGGCGACATACCGGGCACGGTGGAAGCGTTGATTCTGGCCGAGCTGGGCTTCCTCGCCGAGCTTCGAGGCCAGGCGGACGAGTCCTACGCCTGGCACCGACGCAGCCTGACGGTGGCGCGCGAAGCGCGGGACGGCCGGGCGATCGGCTCCGCGCTGGAGGGACTGGCCGGGGCGCGCGCCCTGGCCGGCGACACGGCCGGGGCCGAAGCGCTGCTCAGCGAGGCCACCACCGCACGCACGGCGGCCAACGCCCCACCCTCCCCCGCGGAACGCGACGACCGCGCCCGCGTCAAGGCCGCCCTGCGCCCCCACCGCTCCGACCGAGCCACCCCGGCAGCACACCAGGCCGAAGCACCCCACCCCGATCACCACCCCTGA
- a CDS encoding NAD-dependent epimerase/dehydratase family protein, whose amino-acid sequence MRVLVTGATGQVGRRFLPRLLRWSGPDQVRVLVRDAGRAGPFPGGFPGGGVEPHVGDLRDTAGLPAALAGVDAVVHIAAAFRGVPDEEARAVNLDATLALAEAALAAGARRFVFASTNLVYGAGRGRPAVETDEATADGILRGAYPDSKAEAERGLLRLHAERGLDVRIARLSFVYGDGDPHIEQSLHWTLGWAAHQRLQLVHHADVAQALRLLLRAPGIGGRIFNVADDAPVSAVEVLELTGTPIPDGMADRPLADAWDGIVSNRRIRDELGFRPLYPSLWTARDAGSL is encoded by the coding sequence ATGCGTGTGTTGGTGACCGGGGCGACCGGCCAGGTGGGCCGGCGGTTCCTGCCGAGGCTGCTGCGGTGGTCGGGACCTGACCAGGTGCGGGTGCTGGTGCGGGACGCGGGGCGCGCCGGGCCCTTTCCCGGGGGCTTTCCCGGGGGCGGTGTGGAGCCGCATGTCGGGGATCTGCGCGACACGGCGGGGCTGCCGGCGGCGCTCGCCGGGGTCGACGCGGTCGTCCATATCGCCGCCGCCTTCCGGGGGGTGCCGGACGAGGAGGCGCGCGCGGTCAACCTGGACGCCACGCTCGCGCTGGCCGAGGCCGCCCTGGCCGCCGGCGCGCGCCGGTTCGTCTTCGCCAGCACCAACCTCGTCTATGGCGCGGGGCGCGGCCGACCCGCCGTCGAGACGGACGAGGCGACGGCCGACGGCATCCTGCGGGGCGCCTACCCGGACTCCAAGGCCGAGGCGGAACGCGGCCTGCTGCGGCTGCACGCCGAACGCGGGCTCGACGTGCGGATCGCGCGGCTCTCCTTCGTCTACGGCGACGGCGACCCGCATATCGAACAGTCGCTGCACTGGACCCTCGGCTGGGCCGCGCACCAGCGGCTCCAGCTGGTGCACCACGCCGATGTGGCGCAGGCGCTGCGGCTGCTGCTGCGCGCGCCCGGGATCGGCGGCCGGATCTTCAACGTGGCCGACGACGCGCCGGTCAGCGCGGTCGAGGTGCTGGAGCTGACGGGCACCCCGATCCCGGACGGCATGGCGGACCGGCCGCTGGCCGACGCGTGGGACGGCATCGTCTCCAACCGGCGCATCCGCGACGAGCTGGGCTTCCGACCGCTGTACCCGTCGCTGTGGACGGCCCGCGACGCGGGTTCTCTTTGA
- a CDS encoding NAD(P)-dependent oxidoreductase — protein MTDSSPAEATETTEAASATEAARAGEPVAVLGAGAMGSALAEALLAAGHPVTVWNRTPARTEPLVARGARAAPGVAAASVGAGIVVVCVTDPAAARSVLDEVPVDEGQVVVNLTTGSPEDAREAAALAERRGMTYLDGAIQAGAHLIGTPDALLMYAGREQVFRAHRETLLAFGEDTRYLGEDHGLPALFDLALLAFAYELWISYLHTLALIDTEGLTAGSFAGAARKIADDIVGHLDSIAAEVDDGVYSPDSFGRLQDHEAVADHLVAMRAARGVDAGQLRLVRDLIRGRIAEGRGEQGFSGIFEGIRVPRTGR, from the coding sequence ATGACCGACAGCTCACCCGCCGAGGCCACCGAGACCACCGAGGCCGCCAGCGCCACCGAGGCCGCCAGGGCCGGCGAGCCCGTGGCCGTGCTCGGCGCCGGCGCCATGGGCAGCGCGCTGGCCGAGGCGCTGCTGGCCGCCGGGCACCCCGTCACGGTCTGGAACCGGACGCCGGCCCGGACCGAACCGCTGGTCGCCAGGGGCGCGCGGGCCGCGCCCGGCGTCGCGGCGGCGAGCGTGGGGGCCGGGATCGTGGTGGTCTGCGTGACGGACCCGGCGGCGGCCCGTTCGGTGCTCGACGAGGTGCCGGTCGACGAGGGGCAGGTGGTGGTCAACCTGACCACCGGCAGCCCCGAGGACGCGCGGGAGGCCGCCGCCCTGGCCGAGCGGCGCGGGATGACCTACCTCGACGGCGCCATCCAGGCCGGCGCCCACCTCATCGGCACCCCCGACGCCCTGCTGATGTACGCGGGGCGGGAACAGGTCTTCCGCGCGCACCGGGAGACGCTGCTCGCCTTCGGCGAGGACACCCGCTATCTCGGCGAGGACCACGGGCTGCCGGCCCTCTTCGACCTGGCGCTGCTCGCCTTCGCCTACGAGCTGTGGATCAGCTATCTGCACACGCTCGCCCTGATCGACACCGAGGGGCTGACCGCCGGATCGTTCGCCGGCGCCGCGCGCAAGATCGCCGACGACATCGTCGGGCACCTGGACTCCATCGCGGCCGAGGTCGACGACGGCGTCTACTCGCCCGACAGCTTCGGCCGGCTCCAGGACCACGAGGCGGTGGCCGACCACCTCGTCGCGATGCGCGCCGCGCGCGGGGTGGACGCGGGTCAACTGCGCCTGGTGCGCGACCTGATCAGGGGCCGGATCGCCGAGGGGCGCGGTGAACAGGGCTTCAGCGGCATCTTCGAGGGCATTCGGGTGCCCCGCACCGGGCGCTGA